One genomic region from Colletotrichum lupini chromosome 7, complete sequence encodes:
- a CDS encoding aconitate hydratase 1: HGYTGKSAQEGPARLSSLSHKANKDVDSQNSRLLVPRNFASAARARIQWLEEIIKQRLPDVDIAGGPQIDAFPDPKGSGVVGGGDYDEDNISTSSPRSGRGCSQPVPVGGTIVLGSQRSGSLKRTAEAAGSNDHDEEFPDRAHSVARNLGMLSLNSDSDQKHYLGSSSGVLFTNLIGASPSSAGSTPVALIDDVQAQGPASEWHDSTIPSNVSQEYNRALHVCLRQELPRKEDAIKLVHTYIRWIHPDYPVLEATSLLSAIEALYATFECSLEEDPLPNGWPSSVQAFRWNGWQVTPSDQGMQAVPMPVVAFTLFMVFNIAAIMKIRSRIYEFPPERFYRNTNSLNTIPSSFSEAVLRYARHQFELDRLISDVKQQLYHLPGDSPWFPMPRNPTDQQGRIKQELVNWWREVSEESFDFPGVDNRQRRIWKLKLKIKYHTTMVMLYQPSQVIRNPPAESLQICFNNASSILQDYQMLHDIQGLHHGWRTVQNIFAAGATLIYSFWTCPIVRQSASTADLSKSLRACSGLLAVGGEWWPSVKRGQRSFGAIVDLTVRKLYTGNMPSKNPRLFMPLSAEDGETAIENSEGAPVYDASGQQSDLSHIALNGADAPWHQMAGASMELPNAHDPYNPLDYGTRLQALHDLQKSNERPLTLSEKILYSHLVPGNDGWSLDEIHRGKTILRLRPDRVACHDATATMALLQFISAGLPRVKVPTSVHSDHLIVAEKGDKEDLARAASDHEEVYAFLGSAAKKYGIGYWKPGAGIIHTTIFENYAFPGGLMIGTDSHTPNAGGMGMLGIGVGGADAVDAMSGMPWELVCPKVCGVRLTGKLQGWSSSKDIICKLAGILTVSGGKGKVIEFFGPGTETLGATATATVCNMSAEIGSTSCVFPYSEAMSRYLSATNRKNIANYADIFKQPLLVGDEGCDRYYDEIIELDLSSLEPHINGPFTPDLAHPLSQFKRHVSESSWPSDISCSLVGSCTNSSYEDLEKVRHLVVQAKEAGLEKTKTRFLVSPGSEQIRATAEEEGILDTLRQAGAVVLSNSCGPCVGQWDREDVDVKNAERNSVISSFNRNFTGRHDSNPATHSFVTSTELAAAFAFAGNLTFNPMTDDIPIPGPHGAPKKFRFTPPQAAELPMAFSPGADRFQPPVLSDTTDLKVNILPSSDRLQLLTPFDGWQVGKARDMKILIKVRGKCTTDHISPAGPWYKYRGHLENISNNMLLGATNDFLGDASSLNMVGKAMDPVDGQIKPVPQAARSMKSAGIRWCIIGDDNYGEGSSREHAALEPRYLGGVAVIAKSFARIHETNLKKQGMLPLTFSDPADYVKIQKGDQITLADVEDADLRPDKQVTMEVVTLQGSRWTTKLNHSFEINQIEWLRAGSALNHIKRVALRGEA; this comes from the exons CATGGCTACACGGGCAAATCCGCCCAAGAAGGTCCGGCTCGCCTGTCGTCGTTGTCGCACAAGGCGAATAAAG ATGTTGATAGTCAGAACTCGCGTTTGTTGGTTCCTCGCAA CTTTGCGAGCGCGGCACGTGCTAGAATTCAATGGCTAGAGGAAATAATCAAACAGCGGCTACCTGACGTCGACATAGCAGGCGGTCCGCAAATAGACGCGTTTCCGGACCCGAAAGGATCGGGGGTCGTCGGAGGTGGAGACTACGATGAGGACAATATCTCGACATCGTCTCCCCGGTCCGGCCGCGGATGTAGTCAACCGGTGCCGGTGGGAGGGACTATAGTTCTGGGGTCGCAACGATCAGGCAGTCTCAAGCGTACCGCGGAGGCCGCGGGATCCAACGACCACGACGAAGAGTTCCCGGATCGTGCACACTCGGTCGCCAGGAATTTAGGGATGCTATCGCTCAACTCGGATTCAGATCAAAAGCACTATCTGGGATCGAGTTCCGGTGTTCTTTTCACAAATCTCATTGGGGCGTCTCCCTCAAGTGCGGGCTCAACACCGGTTGCTTTGATTGATGACGTCCAAGCCCAGGGACCAGCATCTGAATGGCACGACAGCACCATCCCAAGCAACGTCTCGCAAGAATATAATCGTGCCTTGCACGTGTGTCTACGGCAG GAACTTCCAAGAAAAGAAGATGCCATCAAACTCGTACACACCTACATTCGTTGGATACATCCCGACTACCCAGTTTTAGAAGCGACATCTCTACTGAGTGCCATTGAGGCTCTTTATGCGACTTTTGAATGCTCGCTGGAAGAAGATCCCTTGCCAAATGGCTGGCCAAGTTCCGTTCAAGCGTTTAGGTGGAATGGATGGCAGGTCACCCCGAGCGATCAAGGTATGCAAGCGGTGCCTATGCCCGTTGTTGCTTTTACCCTCTTCATGGTGTTCAATATCGCAGCTATCATGAAGATCAGGTCGCGGATCTACGAGTTTCCTCCCGAAAGGTTCTACC GCAATACGAACAGCCTCAACACGATTCCATCCTCCTTCTCGGAGGCTGTCCTGAGATATGCACGCCACCAGTTCGAACTTGATAGACTGATTTCCGACGTCAAACAACAACTTTACCATCTGCCCGGCGACTCCCCCTGGTTTCCAATGCCTCGAAACCCGACCGACCAACAAGGAAGAATCAAACAAGAGCTCGTGAATTGGTGGCGAGAGGTGTCTGAAGAATCTTTTGATTTCCCCGGTGTTGACAACCGACAGCGTCGCATCTGGAAGCTGAAGCTGAAGATCAAGTATCACACCACGATGGTGATGCTGTACCAGCCTTCACAGGTCATTCGAAACCCCCCTGCCGAGTCTCTCCAGATCTGCTTCAACAATGCTTCGTCCATTCTGCAGGACTACCAAATGTTGCACGATATTCAAGGTCTTCATCATGGATGGCGAACGGTCCAAAACATTTTCGCGGCCGGGGCGACGCTGATCTATTCTTTCTGGACGTGCCCCATCGTCCGTCAAAGCGCGTCCACAGCCGACCTTTCCAAAAGTCTGCGCGCTTGTTCAGGTCTCTTGGCAGTTGGTGGGGAATGGTGGCCGTCTGTCAAAAGGGGACAGAGAAGTTTCGGGGCTATTGTCGACCTCACAGTCCGCAAACTTTACACCGGCAATATGCCATCAAAGAATCCCAGACTCTTCATGCCTCTCAGCGCGGAAGACGGAGAGACTGCGATTGAGAACTCAGAAGGAGCACCTGTCTATGACGCATCTGGGCAGCAGTCCGACCTTTCCCACATAGCGCTCAACGGCGCAGACGCACCCTGGCACCAGATGGCGGGAGCCTCGATGGAGCTACCGAATGCCCACGACCCG TACAACCCATTGGATTATGGAACGCGGCTACAAGCCCTTCATGACCTGCAAAAGTCCAACGAACGACCCCTGACTCTCTCCGAAAAGATCCTATACAGCCACCTAGTCCCCGGCAACGATGGGTGGTCGCTCGACGAAATACATCGAGGCAAGACAATATTGCGCCTGCGACCCGATCGAGTAGCATGTCACGATGCCACAGCAACAATGGCCTTGCTTCAGTTCATTAGCGCTGGTCTTCCACGCGTCAAAGTTCCGACATCCGTACACAGTGACCACCTGATCGTTGCCGAGAAAGGTGACAAGGAGGATCTCGCCCGTGCCGCTAGCGATCACGAAGAGGTTTACGCCTTTCTCGGCAGTGCGGCGAAGAAATACGGAATCGGGTACTGGAAGCCAGGAGCGGGAATCATACACACAACCATCTTCGAGAACTACGCATTTCCAGGCGGCCTGATGATTGGCACGGACTCGCACACACCGAATGCCGGAGGAATGGGCATGCTAGGCATCGGTGTCGGTGGAGCTGATGCTGTTGATGCAATGTCTGGTATGCCGTGGGAGCTCGTCTGTCCAAAGGTCTGCGGCGTGCGCCTGACCGGCAAACTCCAGGGATGGAGCTCGTCAAAGGACATAATCTGCAAGCTTGCGGGTATCCTCACTGTTTCTGGAGGTAAAGGCAAGGTCATTGAGTTCTTTGGTCCAGGCACCGAAACGCTGGGAGCTACGGCAACGGCAACCGTCTGCAACATGTCTGCCGAAATTGGGTCAACGTCTTGCGTGTTTCCTTACTCTGAAGCCATGTCACGATACCTATCAGCCACGAATCGGAAGAATATCGCCAACTATGCCGATATTTTCAAACAGCCACTTCTTGTTGGAGACGAGGGCTGCGACCGCTATTACGACGAAATAATCGAGCTAGACCTGTCTTCCCTTGAGCCTCACATTAATGGCCCCTTCACCCCAGATCTAGCACACCCACTATCTCAATTCAAACGACACGTCAGCGAGAGCTCATGGCCGTCAGACATCTCTTGCAGTCTAGTCGGGAGTTGCACCAATAGCTCGTATGAAGATCTAGAAAAGGTTCGCCATCTCGTCGTTCAAGCCAAGGAAGCTGGGCTAGAGAAGACAAAGACTCGGTTCCTGGTCAGCCCAGGAAGTGAGCAAATCCGTGCTACGGCAGAGGAGGAAGGGATTCTCGATACGCTCAGACAAGCTGGAGCAGTTGTTTTGAGTAATTCCTGTGGCCCATGTGTCGGACAATGGGATCGGGAAGACGTCGATGTGAAGAACGCCGAGAGGAACTCGGTCATTTCCAGCTTCAACCGCAACTTCACAGGTCGCCATGACAGCAATCCGGCCACTCATTCTTTTGTCACATCAACTGAGCTTGCCGCAGCATTTGCCTTCGCTGGCAATCTCACGTTCAACCCCATGACTGATGACATCCCCATACCCGGTCCTCATGGTGCTCCCAAGAAGTTCCGTTTCACGCCCCCTCAAGCTGCCGAGCTCCCGATGGCCTTCTCTCCAGGCGCCGACCGTTTTCAACCTCCTGTACTATCGGACACAACAGACTTGAAAGTCAACATCCTCCCTTCCAGCGATAGACTCCAACTCCTTACACCATTTGACGGATGGCAAGTCGGCAAAGCGCGTGACATGAAAATCCTGATCAAGGTGCGTGGAAAATGTACGACAGATCATATCTCGCCCGCTGGTCCTTGGTATAAGTACCGGGGCCATCTGGAGAATATCAGCAACAACATGCTCCTCGGAGCCACCAACGACTTCTTAGGCGACGCCAGCTCATTGAACATGGTTGGCAAAGCCATGGATCCGGTCGATGGCCAAATCAAACCCGTGCCTCAAGCTGCGAGAAGCATGAAGAGCGCTGGCATCAGGTGGTGCATCATCGGAGATGATAATTACGGCGAAGGAAGCTCGCGAGAACATGCTGCACTGGAGCCGCGATATCTGGGTGGTGTTGCCGTCATTGCCAAGAGCTTTGCCAGAATTCACGAGACGAACTTGAAGAAGCAGGGCATGTTACCGCTTACGTTCAGTGATCCCGCAGACTACGTCAAAATACAGAAAGGGGACCAAATCACGCTTGCAGACGTCGAAGATGCTGATTTGCGGCCCGATAAGCAGGTAACCATGGAGGTCGTCACCCTACAAGGTTCCAGGTGGACGACCAAGTTGAATCACAGTTTCGAAATCAATCAGATTGAATGGTTGCGGGCGGGGAGTGCGCTTAACCACATCAAGCGCGTTGCACTTCGTGGCGAAGCATGA